In one Aphelocoma coerulescens isolate FSJ_1873_10779 chromosome 20, UR_Acoe_1.0, whole genome shotgun sequence genomic region, the following are encoded:
- the CABLES2 gene encoding CDK5 and ABL1 enzyme substrate 2 isoform X2, which translates to MAAATACGSPPPRPPREQPPPRKRGDSRRRQAALFFLNNISLDGRPPCPPAEKPPLPAGPGDGEEAAAEPAGAPPRLLPPPPVCQPPPALLLPGVPALAAAGAKGDADPTRGGIFLPQLLLGGPLCPPPPAPPALPGMLAAPKPGAPGLLSPTQSAAGGGFALEAQRQRTKHVSGSPRHKSLKKMHFIKNMRQYDTKNSRIVLICAKRTLCVAFSILPYGEGLRISDLKMEGQKQRHPSGGVSVSTEMVLGLEGVELGADGKVVSYAKFLYPTNALVVRKADAYGAVPPCRASAPRSLPGSRYKPVTAKTIPAGTDLGSEAGEAAEYDPNLLDDPQWPCGKHKRVLIFASYMTTVIEYVKPSDLKKDMNETFREKFPHIKLTLSKIRSLKREMRNLSEECSLEPVTVSMAYVYFEKLVLQGKLNKQNRKLCAGACVLLAAKISSDLRKHEVKHLIDKLEERFRFNRRDLIGFEFTVLVALELALYLPENQVLPHYRRLTQQS; encoded by the exons ATGGCCGCGGCCACGGCGTGCGGCTCCCCGcctccccgcccgccccgcgagCAGCCGCCGCCGCGCAAGCGGGGCGACTCTCGGCGGCGGCAGGCCGCCCTTTTCTTCCTCAACAACATCTCCCTGGACGGGCGTCCGCCCTGTCCGCCTGCCGAGAAGCCGCCGCTGCCCGCTGGCCCGGGTGAcggggaggaggcggcggcggagccggccggagcccccccgcgCCTGCTGCCCCCGCCGCCCGTatgccagccgccgcccgccctgctgctgcccggcGTGCCCGCGCTCGCCGCCGCCGGAGCCAAGGGGGATGCGGACCCCACCCGTGGGGGCATCTTCCTgccgcagctgctgctgggcggCCCGCTgtgcccgccgcccccggccccgcccgccctgCCGGGGATGCTGGCGGCCCCCAAGCCGGGCGCCCCGGGGCTCCTGAGCCCCACGCAGagcgcggcgggcggcggcttCGCGCTGGAGGCGCAGCGGCAGAG AACCAAGCATGTATCTGGGTCTCCAAGACACAAAAGTTTGAAGAAGATGCACTTCATCAAGAACATGAGGCAGTATGACACCAAGAACAGCAG GATAGTGTTAATCTGTGCTAAACGAACACTGTGTGTGGCGTTCTCTATCCTACCTTACGGGGAGGGGTTACGGATCAG TGATCTGAAAATGGAAGGACAGAAGCAGCGACATCCTTCTGGGGGAGTTTCAGTCTCTACTGAGATGGTGCTTGGACTGGAAGGAGTAGAGCTGGGTGCTGATGGCAAG GTTGTGTCCTATGCAAAATTCTTGTACCCGACCAATGCTCTGGTTGTTCGCAAAGCCGACGCCTACGGTGCTGTTCCCCCCTGTCGAGCCAGTGCTCCCCGGAGTCTTCCTGGATCAAGATACAAACCTGTGACAGCAAAAACGATACCAGCAGGAACAGACCTTG GAAGTGAAGCTGGGGAGGCTGCAGAGTATGATCCAAATCTTCTGGATGATCCTCAGTGGCCCTGTGGGAAACATAAACGTGTTCTCATCTTTGCCTCTTACATG ACTACAGTCATAGAGTATGTGAAACCCTCAGACCTTAAAAAGGATATGAATGAAACCTTTAGAGAGAAGTTTCCTCATATCAAGCTGACACTGAGCAAAATTAGGAG TTTAAAGAGAGAGATGAGAAACCTGAGTGAGGAGTGCAGTCTGGAGCCGGTGACTGTCTCCATGGCTTATGTTTACTTTGAGAAGCTCGTCCTCCAAGGCAAACTCAACAAACAGAACCGCAAACTGTGTGCTGGTGCTTGCGTTCTGCTTGCAGCCAAGATCAGCAGTGACCTCAGGAAACACGAAGTTAAACACCTAATAGAT AAACTAGAAGAGAGATTCAGATTCAACAGAAGGGATCTCATCGGTTTCGAATTCACCGTCCTTGTAGCTTTGGAACTGGCTCTGTATCTCCCTGAAAACCAAGTTTTACCTCACTACAGACGGCTCACACAACAGTCTTAA
- the CABLES2 gene encoding CDK5 and ABL1 enzyme substrate 2 isoform X1 translates to MAAATACGSPPPRPPREQPPPRKRGDSRRRQAALFFLNNISLDGRPPCPPAEKPPLPAGPGDGEEAAAEPAGAPPRLLPPPPVCQPPPALLLPGVPALAAAGAKGDADPTRGGIFLPQLLLGGPLCPPPPAPPALPGMLAAPKPGAPGLLSPTQSAAGGGFALEAQRQRRRFISQRCSLDFLEDIVEYASVRRTKHVSGSPRHKSLKKMHFIKNMRQYDTKNSRIVLICAKRTLCVAFSILPYGEGLRISDLKMEGQKQRHPSGGVSVSTEMVLGLEGVELGADGKVVSYAKFLYPTNALVVRKADAYGAVPPCRASAPRSLPGSRYKPVTAKTIPAGTDLGSEAGEAAEYDPNLLDDPQWPCGKHKRVLIFASYMTTVIEYVKPSDLKKDMNETFREKFPHIKLTLSKIRSLKREMRNLSEECSLEPVTVSMAYVYFEKLVLQGKLNKQNRKLCAGACVLLAAKISSDLRKHEVKHLIDKLEERFRFNRRDLIGFEFTVLVALELALYLPENQVLPHYRRLTQQS, encoded by the exons ATGGCCGCGGCCACGGCGTGCGGCTCCCCGcctccccgcccgccccgcgagCAGCCGCCGCCGCGCAAGCGGGGCGACTCTCGGCGGCGGCAGGCCGCCCTTTTCTTCCTCAACAACATCTCCCTGGACGGGCGTCCGCCCTGTCCGCCTGCCGAGAAGCCGCCGCTGCCCGCTGGCCCGGGTGAcggggaggaggcggcggcggagccggccggagcccccccgcgCCTGCTGCCCCCGCCGCCCGTatgccagccgccgcccgccctgctgctgcccggcGTGCCCGCGCTCGCCGCCGCCGGAGCCAAGGGGGATGCGGACCCCACCCGTGGGGGCATCTTCCTgccgcagctgctgctgggcggCCCGCTgtgcccgccgcccccggccccgcccgccctgCCGGGGATGCTGGCGGCCCCCAAGCCGGGCGCCCCGGGGCTCCTGAGCCCCACGCAGagcgcggcgggcggcggcttCGCGCTGGAGGCGCAGCGGCAGAG AAGGCGTTTTATCTCCCAGCGCTGCTCTCTAGACTTTTTAGAAGACATAGTGGAATATGCCAGTGTACGAAG AACCAAGCATGTATCTGGGTCTCCAAGACACAAAAGTTTGAAGAAGATGCACTTCATCAAGAACATGAGGCAGTATGACACCAAGAACAGCAG GATAGTGTTAATCTGTGCTAAACGAACACTGTGTGTGGCGTTCTCTATCCTACCTTACGGGGAGGGGTTACGGATCAG TGATCTGAAAATGGAAGGACAGAAGCAGCGACATCCTTCTGGGGGAGTTTCAGTCTCTACTGAGATGGTGCTTGGACTGGAAGGAGTAGAGCTGGGTGCTGATGGCAAG GTTGTGTCCTATGCAAAATTCTTGTACCCGACCAATGCTCTGGTTGTTCGCAAAGCCGACGCCTACGGTGCTGTTCCCCCCTGTCGAGCCAGTGCTCCCCGGAGTCTTCCTGGATCAAGATACAAACCTGTGACAGCAAAAACGATACCAGCAGGAACAGACCTTG GAAGTGAAGCTGGGGAGGCTGCAGAGTATGATCCAAATCTTCTGGATGATCCTCAGTGGCCCTGTGGGAAACATAAACGTGTTCTCATCTTTGCCTCTTACATG ACTACAGTCATAGAGTATGTGAAACCCTCAGACCTTAAAAAGGATATGAATGAAACCTTTAGAGAGAAGTTTCCTCATATCAAGCTGACACTGAGCAAAATTAGGAG TTTAAAGAGAGAGATGAGAAACCTGAGTGAGGAGTGCAGTCTGGAGCCGGTGACTGTCTCCATGGCTTATGTTTACTTTGAGAAGCTCGTCCTCCAAGGCAAACTCAACAAACAGAACCGCAAACTGTGTGCTGGTGCTTGCGTTCTGCTTGCAGCCAAGATCAGCAGTGACCTCAGGAAACACGAAGTTAAACACCTAATAGAT AAACTAGAAGAGAGATTCAGATTCAACAGAAGGGATCTCATCGGTTTCGAATTCACCGTCCTTGTAGCTTTGGAACTGGCTCTGTATCTCCCTGAAAACCAAGTTTTACCTCACTACAGACGGCTCACACAACAGTCTTAA
- the RPS21 gene encoding small ribosomal subunit protein eS21: protein MQNDAGEFVDLYVPRKCSASNRIIGAKDHASIQINISEVDKVTGRVNGQFKTYAICGPIRRMGESDDSILRLAKNDGIVSKNF, encoded by the exons ATGCAGAACGACGCCGGGGAGTTTGTGGACCTTTATGTCCCTCGGAAATG CTCTGCTAGCAACCGAATCATTGGTGCTAAGGATCATGCTTCCATTCAGATAAACATTTCTGAG GTTGACAAGGTGACAGGCAGAGTGAACGGCCAGTTCAAGACTTACGCCATCTGCGGCCCAATCCGGAGAATG GGTGAATCAGATGACTCCATTTTGCGTCTGGCAAAAAATGATGGAATTGTTTCCAA GAACTTTTAA